Proteins encoded together in one Cellulomonas gilvus ATCC 13127 window:
- a CDS encoding FtsX-like permease family protein, giving the protein MRALGRDAVLTARAQPVATATAAVVVALVTLVTLLTTGRAAATEAAVVASIDAVGTRLVVATDTTGEAGIDPATVRSVAALGSVSWAFGLGPAVDVENVGAGRAGPVPLRAFVGDLPADVALTVGRLPTSPGEVVVGRAASSALRMPDVAGAVSDGTRGLAVVGQIHGSGPLSFIDQGALRPAGADEDVPLRYVYVLAGSATGAQEVADALRALLVAEVPAAVDVSVSDGALELRDVVAGRLGAASRQTMAGVLGVGLVLVTVTMLGAVAGRRRDFGRRRALGATRSAVVALVLVQSACAGLVGAVLGGIGGLVALRIDGVAWPSASFVGGVLVLAVLVTLVGSVPPAVAAARADPVRILRVP; this is encoded by the coding sequence ATGCGCGCACTGGGCCGCGATGCGGTCCTCACCGCACGCGCCCAGCCCGTCGCGACCGCGACGGCCGCGGTCGTCGTCGCCCTCGTCACTCTGGTGACCTTGCTGACGACAGGCCGTGCGGCTGCGACCGAAGCGGCGGTCGTCGCGTCGATCGACGCCGTCGGCACACGTCTGGTCGTCGCGACGGACACCACGGGTGAGGCCGGGATCGACCCGGCGACCGTCCGTTCCGTCGCCGCTCTCGGCTCTGTGAGCTGGGCGTTCGGGCTGGGTCCTGCGGTCGACGTCGAGAACGTCGGCGCTGGGCGTGCGGGTCCGGTTCCTCTGCGCGCGTTCGTCGGCGACCTCCCGGCGGACGTCGCGCTGACCGTCGGACGCCTTCCGACGAGCCCCGGCGAGGTGGTGGTCGGGCGTGCGGCGTCGAGCGCCCTGCGGATGCCGGACGTCGCCGGCGCCGTGAGCGACGGGACGCGCGGGCTTGCGGTGGTGGGTCAGATCCACGGGTCCGGGCCGCTGAGCTTCATCGACCAGGGTGCTCTGCGACCGGCGGGGGCGGACGAGGACGTTCCGCTGCGCTACGTGTACGTGCTCGCCGGGTCGGCGACCGGCGCGCAGGAGGTCGCCGACGCGTTGCGCGCTCTGCTGGTCGCCGAGGTGCCGGCCGCGGTCGACGTCTCGGTCTCGGACGGCGCCCTGGAGTTGCGCGACGTGGTCGCCGGCCGCCTGGGGGCCGCGTCGCGGCAGACGATGGCCGGCGTCCTCGGAGTGGGCCTCGTGCTCGTGACCGTCACGATGCTCGGGGCCGTGGCGGGCCGGCGTCGGGACTTCGGTCGCCGGCGTGCGCTCGGGGCGACGAGGTCTGCGGTCGTCGCTCTGGTGCTCGTGCAGTCGGCGTGCGCTGGGCTGGTGGGCGCGGTCTTGGGCGGGATCGGAGGGCTGGTCGCGCTCCGGATCGACGGTGTGGCGTGGCCGTCCGCCTCGTTCGTCGGCGGCGTGCTCGTCCTGGCGGTGCTGGTGACGCTCGTCGGGTCGGTGCCGCCGGCCGTCGCGGCGGCCCGGGCGGACCCGGTGCGCATCCTGCGCGTGCCGTGA
- a CDS encoding ABC transporter ATP-binding protein encodes MSARLTVRELGFRYRRGAPLVISNLDLDFAQAAVTTITGASGRGKSTLLYLVAGLLRPAAGHVLWDDEVLDTQPDGRRARWRATTSGFVFQDAMLDPARTVMDNVCEPALFAGMAAATARDRAGDLLRRVGVGHRADHRPGEISGGQAQRVAMCRALVTDPPVLFCDEPTGNLDDDSAQVVWEVLTESAAAGATVVVATHDARLAARADERVTL; translated from the coding sequence ATGAGCGCGCGGCTCACGGTCCGGGAGCTCGGCTTCCGGTACCGGCGTGGCGCGCCGCTGGTGATCAGCAACCTCGACCTCGACTTCGCGCAGGCGGCGGTCACGACGATCACGGGCGCCTCGGGCCGCGGGAAGTCCACCCTGCTGTACCTGGTCGCGGGCCTGCTGCGACCCGCGGCGGGGCACGTCCTGTGGGACGACGAGGTCCTCGACACCCAGCCGGACGGGCGCCGCGCACGATGGCGTGCGACGACGTCGGGCTTCGTCTTCCAGGATGCGATGCTCGACCCCGCGCGCACCGTGATGGACAACGTCTGCGAACCCGCGCTGTTCGCCGGTATGGCCGCGGCGACCGCGCGTGACCGGGCGGGTGACCTGCTGCGGCGCGTCGGGGTCGGGCACCGGGCCGATCACCGGCCCGGTGAGATCTCTGGAGGCCAGGCGCAGCGTGTCGCCATGTGCCGCGCGCTGGTCACCGACCCACCCGTGCTGTTCTGCGACGAGCCGACCGGCAACCTGGACGACGACTCCGCGCAGGTCGTGTGGGAGGTCCTCACGGAGTCCGCGGCGGCCGGCGCGACGGTCGTCGTCGCGACGCACGACGCGCGCCTCGCCGCGCGTGCGGACGAGCGGGTCACCCTGTGA
- a CDS encoding peptidoglycan-binding protein, with the protein MGRARAAVAWTAVAVVAGGLGFWAGRATFVPPSPQAESSAPALVSVEQGVIGSTIEAPVTVSWPRLPALTSPQGGMVTSIDLTPGEPVDQGDVLLTLDLHPVVVAQGSVPSFRELAPGDEGADVDQLQRMLADLGYLETEPDGVYGSSTQTAVRAWQKASGQPSTGTVAAGSVVFVPKLPTRMTPAAEVTVGRTVAGGADLLVPVQSVPEVTIRLDADRRTQTPTTGQAVRVDLDGTQVEGVVGESAVSAESGATTWQVLTADGDPLCAKQCPDLPFTDDQLTSTATIVTAPEVTGPVVPLAALATAADGSSFLVGRDGDRVPVTIEAQDGTRAVVTGIAAGTRVLLFAGSPEAQPDQPGGDPAGDPGDQPDTDATAAAG; encoded by the coding sequence ATGGGACGCGCGCGGGCGGCGGTGGCGTGGACCGCGGTCGCGGTGGTCGCCGGTGGCCTCGGGTTCTGGGCGGGCCGGGCGACGTTCGTCCCGCCGTCGCCGCAGGCGGAGTCCAGCGCTCCGGCTTTGGTGAGTGTCGAGCAGGGAGTGATCGGGTCGACGATCGAGGCACCCGTGACGGTCTCGTGGCCGCGGCTCCCCGCACTGACCAGCCCGCAGGGCGGGATGGTCACCTCGATCGACCTGACACCCGGAGAGCCTGTCGACCAGGGCGACGTGCTGCTCACGCTCGACCTGCACCCGGTCGTCGTGGCGCAGGGAAGCGTGCCGTCGTTCCGTGAGCTGGCCCCCGGGGACGAGGGCGCCGACGTCGACCAGCTGCAGCGCATGCTCGCCGACCTCGGGTACCTGGAGACCGAACCGGACGGTGTCTACGGGTCGAGCACGCAGACAGCTGTTCGTGCCTGGCAGAAGGCGTCCGGACAGCCGTCGACCGGCACGGTCGCCGCGGGCTCGGTGGTGTTCGTCCCGAAGCTGCCGACCCGGATGACGCCTGCGGCCGAGGTGACGGTCGGCCGGACCGTCGCCGGCGGAGCGGACCTCCTGGTGCCTGTGCAGTCGGTGCCCGAGGTCACGATCCGGCTCGACGCGGACCGGCGGACGCAGACCCCGACGACGGGGCAGGCCGTGCGTGTCGACCTCGACGGGACGCAGGTCGAGGGCGTCGTCGGGGAGTCCGCCGTCTCGGCCGAGTCGGGCGCGACGACGTGGCAGGTGCTCACCGCCGACGGTGACCCGCTGTGCGCGAAGCAGTGCCCAGACCTCCCGTTCACCGACGACCAGCTCACCTCCACCGCAACGATCGTCACCGCACCGGAGGTCACCGGACCCGTGGTCCCGCTGGCGGCGCTCGCGACCGCGGCGGACGGTTCGTCGTTCCTCGTCGGACGGGACGGAGACCGGGTACCGGTCACCATCGAGGCGCAGGACGGGACGCGGGCGGTCGTGACCGGGATCGCGGCCGGGACTCGGGTCCTGCTGTTCGCCGGCTCACCCGAAGCCCAGCCGGACCAGCCGGGCGGCGATCCGGCTGGCGATCCGGGCGATCAGCCGGACACCGACGCCACGGCTGCCGCCGGATGA